In Spirochaetaceae bacterium, the genomic stretch AAATATTTAATATCGTATTCTTCTAATAATTTTTCAAGACCATTGTAATAACCGCAATGCGGCAGCCAAAAACCCTGCGGTTTTTCGCCCAATAGCTGTTCGTGCTGCTTAACGGCAATATCCAGCTGCGGGCGCAAAGCGTATTCGTGAAACTGAAACAGCGGCATAAAAGCCGTTGTTGCCGCCGAAGCCACAAACTCAAGGTGGCCGCTGTTACGCAAAGCAATAAACTCGTTAAAAATATTACCGTTACATAGCTTAAATTGTTTTAAAGCTTCATTAAGATGATTATAATGAAAGTTAGCCCGGCTTTGCCCCCAGCTATCGCCGCCGGCCGGCGCAGGGTTCCCTTCGGTTAAAAGTAAACTTTCTTTAAGATATTGATGATATTTCTCTTGTAATTCGTGGTTATTAAGTAAGCTAATTAAAGTTGGCGATAATACCAAGCTAAGACTAAACGGCACATTATCCCAAGCCAGCCGCTTAAGCGCCCTAATTAACGGTAAGTAAGATGAGGTAAGCGCCTCAAACAGCCAGCTTTCTTTGGCCGTATCGTAACCGGGCCGCAGATAAGGCAAGTGGCCGTATAATACTAAGTTAAAAACACCAGTTTTATTATTTAATGTCATATACCTTTACTATTATGATAAGCCGCACAGCTGCGCCGCCGTATCATCGTTTGTGCTAGCCATACCGGTATTAATGCCGGGTATTAGCTGCGATACCATAATCATGGCCTCTACGCCGTCAAAATCGGCAAATAAAGCCAGCGAATGGCTTTTTTCGGGGCTGGCCAGCTGGATAAACTGCTGGCCGTAAGCTACGGCCGAAGCATCGATGGTAACATCGGTGTGTTCAAAGTTAACTCCGTCTTCGCCTTCAGTTAAAGACGAAAGCCGCAAAAAAAAGCCCCTAAAGTTGTTGGCCGCCAGCGACGTTAGCCTAACTTTTTCTTCTATCTCCCAATAAACAAACACCCAGTAAGGGTCGCGCAATAAAAAATAAAGCGTTTGCTCGTGGTACTGCTTAGGAAAGTTAAAAACCGGGCCGTCATTTTTAGTGTAATTATCAAAAAGATACCGTTTTAGGTAGGCATTGATGGCTTTATTATTAAGCTCCAGCAGCAGCTCTTCGTATAATAAAGTAATTAAAGCGGTGCGTTCGGTATCGTCATCTACCGCAATGGCGTGATGCTCGGCTAATTTAATAAGTTCGCCGGTAGACAGCGATAATAACTTTTCTTTAATCACTCTGCTTTACCTTTCCTAAAGTTAATGTATCATAAAAGATTATAAAATGTCAACCACTAAATTTGCAGCGGCTATCTCTTTATAGATACTCGGCAAATTATAGTTGACAATTAGCTAGAAAGCTGTTATACTAATCA encodes the following:
- a CDS encoding DUF4912 domain-containing protein, coding for MIKEKLLSLSTGELIKLAEHHAIAVDDDTERTALITLLYEELLLELNNKAINAYLKRYLFDNYTKNDGPVFNFPKQYHEQTLYFLLRDPYWVFVYWEIEEKVRLTSLAANNFRGFFLRLSSLTEGEDGVNFEHTDVTIDASAVAYGQQFIQLASPEKSHSLALFADFDGVEAMIMVSQLIPGINTGMASTNDDTAAQLCGLS